TGCTTTGACTTTCCCCAGGTTCGCACCAGGATGGACTTTCACAGGCTGCCTCACTGCCTCCCCGGCGCCCACGTGGACCTCCTGTATCCCGCCCGGAGGCTCTGGCGGGAGAGCCTGCCCTCCTGCGACCTGGGCACCCTGGAAAGGTCCCTTCTAGGCGTCATGAGGCCTGGCGATGTCCCGGGCCACATCATCCCTGCACTCTACTTCCGTTACCTCTTTGGCGGGGACAGGGTGACTCTTGAGCCCATCGTCCTCCACAACTGCCGAGATATCCTCTCCCTGGCGGCCCTCTCTGGCGTCGTCTGGCGCACCCTGGAGACGGGACCGGCCGATGGGGCAGATGCCCCACACCTTTACTCCCTGGGGAGGGAGATCCTGGAACTGGGCGACGTGGATAGGGGTATTGACCTCCTGGAGAACTCCATCCGCCTGGGGCTCCCACCGGAACTGGAGGCACGGGCACGCCTCCAAGCTGCTCGCTGCCTGCGACGCCATGGCCAGCAGGCCCGGGCCAAGGAGCACCTGCTGCACCTCTTGAGGGCTGGAGTCCCTGAGGCCTTCGTGGAGCTGGCGAAGGTACTGGAGCACTGCGAAAAGGACGCTATGGCTGCCATGGAGCTGGTCAATGAAGGGCTGAGCCGCGGCTTCCCCGGGGAGACACTCCGCCGTGACCTGGAAAGACGCAAGGAAAGGCTGGAGAAGAAGGGCAGGCACCGGGTAGGGGGTGGACGAGGCCAGGGCACGCCGGAAGGCACCGCTTCTGAGCACCGGTGAGACACTGGAGCCGGTCCGCCCCGTCACGCAAGCACCTTGGGCTCATTCGCTCTCCGGCCCAAGGCTAAGGCCTTCCTAGCCTAACTTCACCCCCCTGGAAGACATGAAAAGGCCCGATAAGGGCCATAGTGCAGGGAGTTTCCTCGAAGCGGTTAAGTTCTAAGTAGACTACGGCGACAGCCATCAATGCTTCCCCACCATCCGAGGTGGCTGATCTGGTCCTTTATGCCGTTTCCGACGGGCCCGAGAGACCATTGCCATTCCTGACGGGTATGCTCACCTGCCCTGAGAGTAAGGGACACCAGGCGGAGATTGTCCCAATCCCGCAGCAGCAGGGGAACCTCGGTCGTTAGCCCTTGGCCTTCAGTTCGAGTTCCATCTTTTTCACGAGGTAGTAAACGAAAAAGCACATTAATACATGGGCCCTGACCCTCCGGCGCCTGTAGTGGTATATGGGGCGGATCTTCAGGTAGCTCTTGATGTTCCGAAATGCCCTTTCCACAATCTGCAGATGCATGTACGAGTGTTCTACCTGATGGGCGGCACAATCCTCCGGGGAAAGGGATGTCTG
The Bacillota bacterium DNA segment above includes these coding regions:
- a CDS encoding ribonuclease H-like domain-containing protein; protein product: METKRPHSPQGADLEVRDSSFPLHYSHGRFALASLLPWAFSQSFWHYAGQEVDPAQVVFLDTETTGLSGGVGTHVFMVGLGHLEGDTFRVRQFVLGNPGSGKPFWERVGEELRRFSVVVSFNGKCFDFPQVRTRMDFHRLPHCLPGAHVDLLYPARRLWRESLPSCDLGTLERSLLGVMRPGDVPGHIIPALYFRYLFGGDRVTLEPIVLHNCRDILSLAALSGVVWRTLETGPADGADAPHLYSLGREILELGDVDRGIDLLENSIRLGLPPELEARARLQAARCLRRHGQQARAKEHLLHLLRAGVPEAFVELAKVLEHCEKDAMAAMELVNEGLSRGFPGETLRRDLERRKERLEKKGRHRVGGGRGQGTPEGTASEHR